One genomic region from Proteus vulgaris encodes:
- a CDS encoding Hok/Gef family protein — MTKLALLGLITVCITVLCFALLKHERLCSFNISSGDTVVQAILSCDK, encoded by the coding sequence ATGACTAAGCTTGCCCTATTAGGGCTGATTACTGTATGTATTACAGTTTTGTGTTTTGCTTTACTGAAACATGAAAGATTATGTTCTTTTAATATCAGTAGTGGCGACACCGTAGTTCAAGCTATTTTATCTTGCGATAAATAG